A single Ruficoccus amylovorans DNA region contains:
- a CDS encoding DUF7507 domain-containing protein → MKLSLTLLKSLWVPGVLSAALLLTGCESTKTVSGPEASAGPEGNVHGYSQVEGKAVQTKADSSKAADKSIIYEDDLVVVSKQYLSGSMAGSPFTYKINVKAKQPVTNVVVSEMLPAEIKFQSSDPKASMDQFGMPSWDLEAMKAGDQKDITVTVVPSKIGNFEVCSVVRADPMVCLPIFVGKPEITLAKVGPAAVELGKDASWTITAKNTGNAYADNVVITDKLPEGWTAKSPLSKNVGSLDPGQTATMTVVATATKPGKFVNTATSTFAQGEPVVATAPVLVQQSSLKVTKTGPANGYIFSDVPYTITVTNDGDTTLNNILVVDTLPTDSFVIEGQLAKSATVKDIDNGGRTIVPSMDPTRNVWGYWRPGSTNPQTDDSADVIEWTIDTLAPGASKSFTVNGYATRPITTTNNVTASTGEIKESAQAVTVWRAVPGIHSSIRDSIDPIQVGQETTYTLNALNQSSYETFSVTSQKVSIPSQLKIISVSAGGVISGQTVTFPQVSLAPGKEVTRSITVQAVSAGTVTTKVETMTNFRDDPILDQESTTIY, encoded by the coding sequence ATGAAATTGTCACTCACACTGCTGAAGTCCCTCTGGGTTCCCGGGGTACTGTCAGCCGCACTTCTCCTTACTGGTTGCGAATCCACCAAGACCGTTTCGGGTCCTGAGGCTTCCGCCGGTCCCGAAGGTAATGTCCACGGCTATTCCCAAGTCGAGGGCAAGGCTGTCCAAACCAAGGCCGACAGCTCCAAGGCTGCCGACAAGTCGATCATCTACGAAGATGACCTCGTCGTTGTCAGCAAACAGTACCTGTCCGGTTCCATGGCCGGTTCGCCTTTCACCTACAAGATCAACGTCAAGGCCAAGCAGCCCGTCACCAATGTCGTGGTGAGCGAAATGCTCCCGGCTGAGATCAAGTTCCAGAGCTCCGACCCGAAGGCCAGCATGGACCAGTTCGGGATGCCCTCCTGGGATCTCGAAGCCATGAAGGCTGGCGATCAGAAGGACATCACCGTCACGGTGGTTCCCTCCAAGATCGGCAACTTCGAAGTGTGCAGCGTCGTCCGCGCCGACCCGATGGTCTGCCTGCCGATTTTCGTCGGCAAGCCGGAAATCACGCTGGCCAAGGTTGGTCCCGCCGCGGTTGAACTCGGCAAGGACGCCAGCTGGACCATTACCGCCAAGAACACCGGTAATGCCTACGCTGACAATGTCGTGATCACCGACAAGCTGCCCGAAGGCTGGACCGCCAAGAGCCCGCTTTCCAAGAACGTCGGCAGCCTCGACCCGGGTCAGACCGCCACCATGACCGTTGTTGCCACCGCTACCAAGCCCGGCAAGTTCGTCAACACCGCGACCTCGACCTTCGCCCAGGGCGAACCCGTCGTGGCCACCGCTCCGGTTCTCGTCCAGCAGTCCAGCCTCAAGGTCACCAAGACCGGCCCGGCTAACGGCTACATCTTCTCTGACGTGCCGTACACCATCACCGTCACCAACGACGGCGACACCACGCTGAACAACATCCTCGTGGTTGACACGCTGCCGACCGACAGCTTCGTCATCGAAGGTCAGCTCGCCAAGAGCGCCACCGTCAAGGACATTGACAATGGCGGCCGCACGATCGTCCCCTCGATGGACCCGACCCGCAATGTCTGGGGCTACTGGCGCCCGGGCAGCACCAATCCGCAGACCGACGACTCGGCTGACGTGATTGAGTGGACCATCGACACCCTGGCCCCCGGAGCTTCCAAGAGCTTCACGGTCAATGGCTATGCCACCCGTCCGATCACCACGACCAACAACGTGACCGCCAGCACCGGCGAGATCAAGGAATCCGCTCAGGCCGTCACCGTGTGGCGCGCTGTCCCGGGTATCCACAGCTCCATCCGTGACTCGATCGACCCGATCCAGGTCGGCCAGGAAACCACCTACACGCTGAACGCCCTGAACCAGTCCTCGTATGAGACCTTCAGCGTCACCAGCCAGAAGGTTAGCATCCCGAGCCAGCTGAAGATCATCTCGGTCAGCGCCGGCGGTGTCATCTCCGGTCAGACGGTCACCTTCCCGCAGGTCTCCCTGGCCCCGGGTAAGGAAGTCACCCGCTCGATCACGGTCCAGGCTGTCAGCGCCGGAACGGTCACCACGAAGGTGGAAACCATGACCAACTTCCGCGACGACCCGATCCTCGACCAGGAATCGACCACGATCTACTAA
- a CDS encoding Fur family transcriptional regulator: MTVLNEQTVEIENPRDTFKKFLVSKGLRVTNQRMAIFDAAFELNDHFTAEDLLDRSRQLDDSVSRATVYRSLPILTESGLIREIDVGHDNKYYHSNRQARTFQAQVICEDCGKIFEVDAPFMEWYGKTVCDKLNMKPESQRLQVNAHCLFRAETGVCERAAK, encoded by the coding sequence ATGACCGTGCTAAACGAGCAAACCGTCGAAATCGAGAACCCCCGGGATACCTTTAAAAAGTTCCTGGTCAGCAAGGGCTTACGCGTCACCAATCAGCGTATGGCGATTTTTGATGCCGCCTTCGAGTTGAATGACCACTTCACGGCGGAGGATCTGCTCGACCGTTCCCGGCAGCTTGACGATTCGGTCTCGCGGGCCACGGTTTACCGTTCGTTGCCCATCTTGACCGAGAGCGGATTGATCCGTGAAATCGACGTGGGCCACGATAATAAATACTATCACTCCAACCGTCAGGCCCGTACTTTTCAGGCCCAGGTGATTTGTGAAGATTGTGGTAAAATTTTCGAAGTGGACGCGCCATTCATGGAATGGTACGGCAAAACCGTCTGTGACAAGCTCAACATGAAGCCCGAGTCACAGCGCCTTCAGGTCAACGCCCACTGCCTGTTTCGCGCCGAAACCGGCGTCTGCGAACGCGCCGCCAAGTAA
- the nadA gene encoding quinolinate synthase NadA: protein MSATLDFQPMTMPSLDGPEEPLSAIQEEILALKKERNAVILVHNYQVDAIQRVGDYVGDSLGLAYNAAETDADVIVFCGVHFMAETAKIVNPSKTVLLPEMDAGCSLSDSCPAEKLAAYREANPDLYVVAYINCSAAVKALSDVICTSGNAVKIVEQVPADREILFVPDQNLGQWVARQTGRQMRLWPGSCYAHVLFTARALEKVKAQYPGAPVVAHPECVEAVRDMADEVCSTEKMIGFCKTHPSREIIVATETGMLNRLRREIPGKVFIAGPTETCACNDCRYMKMNTVEKLRNCLRDMKPEITMDEAIRQKAYAPIKRMLDWSRT, encoded by the coding sequence ATGAGCGCGACGCTTGACTTCCAACCGATGACCATGCCTTCGCTTGACGGGCCCGAGGAGCCCTTGAGCGCGATCCAGGAGGAAATCCTGGCGCTGAAGAAGGAACGCAACGCCGTCATCCTCGTCCACAACTACCAGGTGGACGCCATTCAGCGCGTGGGCGACTACGTGGGCGACTCCCTCGGCCTGGCCTACAACGCCGCCGAAACCGACGCCGACGTGATCGTCTTCTGCGGCGTGCACTTCATGGCCGAGACGGCCAAGATCGTCAACCCGTCCAAGACCGTGCTCCTGCCGGAAATGGACGCGGGCTGTTCGCTCTCGGACTCGTGCCCGGCGGAAAAACTCGCCGCCTACCGCGAGGCCAACCCCGACCTTTACGTCGTCGCGTACATCAACTGCTCCGCCGCCGTCAAGGCGCTCAGCGACGTTATCTGCACCTCGGGCAACGCCGTCAAAATCGTCGAGCAGGTGCCCGCCGACCGGGAAATCCTTTTCGTCCCCGACCAGAACCTCGGCCAATGGGTCGCCCGCCAGACGGGCCGCCAGATGCGCTTGTGGCCGGGCAGTTGCTACGCGCATGTACTCTTCACCGCCCGCGCGCTGGAGAAAGTCAAGGCGCAGTACCCGGGCGCGCCCGTGGTCGCCCACCCCGAGTGTGTCGAGGCGGTACGCGACATGGCCGACGAGGTTTGCAGTACCGAGAAAATGATCGGCTTTTGCAAGACCCACCCCTCGCGCGAAATCATCGTCGCCACCGAGACGGGCATGCTGAACCGCCTTCGCCGCGAGATCCCCGGCAAGGTCTTCATCGCCGGGCCGACCGAAACCTGCGCCTGCAACGACTGCCGCTACATGAAGATGAACACGGTGGAAAAACTTCGCAACTGCCTCCGCGACATGAAGCCCGAGATCACCATGGACGAAGCCATTCGCCAGAAGGCTTACGCCCCGATCAAGCGCATGCTCGACTGGTCCCGCACCTAA
- a CDS encoding sialate O-acetylesterase yields the protein MKKLISLLLICVCGASAHAVLKLPRIFSDNMVLQAGEPVKIWGRATAGAGISVRLGEDEASAVADDEGRWSVELGPLTASKAPAVMRIDENGETGVEIANVLVGEVWMTGGQSNMELGIPSTSDWQRIKTEGDYPLIRYFWQPRTTVAAEPQEDFNPESKWLVCTPENLEKYRFHSVAVYFAEALMKDLDTPVGMISSAHGGTPMRAWVDQQTVSESEDFRAIWEDFLKRRDAYDYEAALKQVERTRADYEAKVAAAKAAGKPLPPRPFSISELHKPWPDSPDAFRTPAYLFNGKVAPAAGYTVRGFLWYQGENDAKAPSSATFDAQLKGLIGAWRRAWGDESLPFIFAQLPSYDSSEWEEVRQKQTAVFQNGEHIGMVVLIDEGEEKDIHPKNKTVVGRRMERIALKDVYGRTDINAYGPLIEEVDFQGKTAVLAFDLDGSHLRPVSAATGFEVLAADGTWKPAHAEVSGDSVIVRPEVSGKFTGVRYLYTPWAKPLASVFNTDGLPLAPFVVAQE from the coding sequence ATGAAGAAACTGATTAGCCTGCTCCTGATTTGTGTTTGCGGTGCCAGTGCGCACGCGGTGCTCAAGCTGCCGCGTATTTTTTCGGACAACATGGTGCTCCAGGCCGGCGAACCTGTTAAAATCTGGGGCCGTGCAACTGCCGGAGCCGGGATAAGCGTCCGCTTGGGGGAAGACGAGGCGTCCGCCGTGGCCGATGACGAGGGCCGGTGGAGCGTCGAGTTGGGGCCGCTTACCGCGAGCAAGGCTCCCGCGGTCATGCGTATTGACGAAAATGGCGAGACGGGGGTTGAGATCGCCAATGTCCTGGTGGGCGAAGTCTGGATGACCGGCGGGCAGTCGAACATGGAGTTGGGTATCCCATCGACCTCCGACTGGCAACGAATCAAGACAGAGGGAGATTATCCGCTGATTCGCTACTTCTGGCAACCGCGCACGACGGTGGCGGCTGAACCGCAGGAGGACTTCAACCCCGAAAGCAAATGGCTGGTCTGCACGCCGGAAAATCTGGAAAAGTACCGTTTTCACTCTGTCGCGGTGTATTTCGCCGAGGCGCTGATGAAGGACCTCGATACGCCGGTGGGGATGATTTCGAGCGCGCACGGCGGCACGCCGATGCGGGCCTGGGTCGATCAGCAGACCGTATCGGAGTCGGAAGATTTTCGGGCTATCTGGGAAGACTTTCTCAAGCGCCGTGATGCCTACGACTATGAGGCCGCGCTGAAGCAGGTGGAGCGCACCCGTGCCGACTACGAAGCAAAGGTGGCCGCTGCCAAGGCCGCGGGTAAACCGCTTCCCCCGAGGCCGTTCTCGATCTCCGAACTGCACAAGCCCTGGCCGGACAGCCCGGATGCCTTCCGCACGCCCGCTTACCTGTTCAACGGGAAAGTGGCCCCGGCCGCAGGCTACACCGTCCGGGGCTTCCTCTGGTACCAGGGGGAAAATGACGCCAAGGCCCCCTCATCGGCAACCTTTGACGCGCAGTTGAAGGGTCTGATCGGGGCATGGCGGCGTGCCTGGGGGGACGAGTCCCTGCCGTTTATTTTCGCGCAATTGCCTTCGTACGATTCGTCGGAGTGGGAAGAGGTGCGCCAGAAGCAGACAGCGGTCTTTCAGAACGGTGAGCATATCGGGATGGTCGTCCTCATCGACGAAGGCGAGGAGAAGGACATTCACCCGAAGAACAAAACCGTTGTGGGGCGGCGCATGGAGCGGATCGCGTTGAAGGATGTCTATGGCCGCACCGACATCAACGCCTACGGCCCCTTGATCGAGGAGGTGGATTTTCAGGGAAAAACGGCGGTGCTGGCTTTCGACCTCGACGGTTCGCACCTGCGCCCGGTTTCCGCCGCGACAGGCTTTGAAGTCCTCGCCGCCGATGGCACGTGGAAACCCGCTCACGCGGAGGTTTCAGGAGATTCCGTGATCGTGCGCCCGGAAGTCAGCGGCAAGTTTACCGGCGTGCGTTACCTCTACACCCCGTGGGCGAAACCCTTGGCCAGCGTCTTCAATACCGACGGCCTGCCGCTGGCCCCGTTCGTTGTCGCACAGGAGTAA